One genomic window of Staphylococcus hsinchuensis includes the following:
- a CDS encoding sulfite exporter TauE/SafE family protein, with translation MRKLLIFALAGFVAQMIDGSLGMGFGASSSSILLTFGITPAIVSATVHFSEIATTAVSGTSHLKFENVHKPTLIKLAIPGAIAAFLGAALLSHIKGDLIKPVIAIFLLLMGFYILYQFLIKRNEAVEDDIDVNSKKRLLVIPQGAIAGFLDAIGGGGWGPVNTPLLLAQKKLEPRYAIGTVSASEFFVTLSASLGFIIFLGWSEINWALVIFLSIGGMIAAPIAAWLVKVLPMNILAICVGGLIIFTNSNSLLSIAKFSDSTETTIKVGIIVAWIILVIFGIIQNHHHSLHVSKSKK, from the coding sequence ATGAGAAAACTATTGATATTTGCACTGGCAGGTTTTGTTGCACAAATGATTGATGGTTCATTAGGTATGGGTTTTGGTGCATCCTCCTCTTCTATTTTACTTACATTTGGGATAACACCTGCAATCGTTTCAGCGACCGTTCATTTTTCAGAAATAGCAACGACCGCCGTTTCAGGTACATCTCATTTGAAGTTTGAAAATGTGCATAAACCCACACTCATTAAATTAGCAATACCAGGAGCTATTGCAGCCTTTCTTGGTGCTGCGTTATTAAGTCATATTAAGGGCGATCTAATCAAGCCCGTAATAGCAATATTCCTATTATTGATGGGATTCTATATCTTATATCAATTTTTAATTAAACGAAACGAAGCAGTTGAAGATGATATCGATGTGAATAGTAAAAAACGACTTTTAGTTATTCCACAAGGTGCGATTGCAGGATTTTTAGATGCAATCGGAGGTGGCGGTTGGGGTCCAGTCAACACGCCACTCTTATTAGCACAGAAGAAGTTAGAACCAAGATATGCAATTGGAACTGTATCAGCGAGTGAATTTTTCGTCACTTTATCAGCTTCACTAGGATTCATTATTTTCTTAGGTTGGAGCGAAATTAACTGGGCACTCGTCATTTTCTTAAGTATCGGTGGCATGATAGCCGCGCCAATTGCTGCCTGGTTAGTAAAGGTTTTACCGATGAATATATTAGCGATATGTGTCGGTGGCTTAATCATTTTTACCAACAGTAATTCGTTGTTAAGTATAGCGAAATTCTCTGACTCCACAGAAACTACAATAAAAGTAGGCATTATCGTTGCTTGGATTATATTAGTAATTTTTGGAATTATACAAAATCATCACCATTCATTACACGTTTCTAAAAGTAAAAAATAA
- a CDS encoding NAD(P)-binding protein, translating into MSLMPLMIDMQNKHVVIIGGGKVAERRVHKFIDFTSHIRIISPELTPNLNELYQDSVIEWIQKKFESSEDIAQADLIIVATNDEATNQHILKVKPPHALINMAGEASQGNVIVPNILRRGHLTISITTNGASPGLTSQLLSEFEQRFPTSYESYVDFLYECRTKVKNSSLSSTEKQNILKALLDETYLDTKKQKEIKIWLDSIN; encoded by the coding sequence ATGTCTCTAATGCCTTTGATGATTGATATGCAAAATAAACATGTAGTCATAATCGGTGGCGGAAAGGTAGCCGAACGTAGAGTTCACAAATTCATAGATTTTACATCGCATATTCGAATTATTAGTCCTGAGTTAACACCTAATTTAAATGAGTTATATCAAGATTCGGTGATTGAATGGATTCAAAAAAAGTTTGAATCTTCAGAGGATATTGCACAAGCTGATTTAATCATTGTTGCAACGAACGATGAAGCAACGAATCAGCACATCTTAAAGGTGAAACCACCACACGCATTAATCAATATGGCTGGAGAGGCAAGTCAAGGTAATGTCATTGTTCCAAATATATTAAGACGTGGGCACTTAACGATTAGTATTACAACCAATGGTGCGAGCCCAGGGTTAACGTCACAACTATTATCAGAATTTGAGCAACGCTTTCCTACTTCTTACGAAAGTTACGTCGACTTTTTATATGAATGTAGGACTAAAGTGAAAAATAGTTCACTTTCATCAACTGAAAAACAAAACATATTAAAAGCATTGTTAGATGAAACGTATTTAGATACAAAAAAGCAAAAAGAAATAAAAATATGGTTAGATTCAATAAATTAA
- a CDS encoding sirohydrochlorin chelatase codes for MRGVLYVSHGSRVPEAVAEATTFIESVKTRVDVPLQETCFLELVEPTLSQGFQRLVERGATEISVVPVLLLSAGHYFKDIPAEIKENQQRFPNVAVSYGKPLGVQRRLTEILKDRIEETQATVQSDAKILIVGRGSRNPQTQRDLTEIQQQLCDMLDMSNIEVCYLAACSPAFEGKLQDAVNEQPSQIFIVPYLWFTGILDQHIISEAGRYKDEPSDIILCERLGHHLNLQLALRDRVIETFDDIDQTVKLNS; via the coding sequence ATGCGCGGCGTCTTATATGTCAGTCACGGAAGTCGTGTTCCAGAAGCTGTTGCAGAAGCAACGACCTTTATAGAATCCGTAAAAACCCGTGTAGATGTACCATTACAAGAAACATGTTTCTTAGAACTCGTAGAACCTACCTTATCACAAGGGTTTCAACGTTTAGTTGAACGAGGTGCCACAGAAATTTCAGTTGTACCCGTATTGTTATTAAGTGCAGGTCATTACTTTAAAGATATCCCAGCTGAAATTAAAGAGAACCAACAGCGTTTTCCAAACGTTGCAGTGAGTTACGGTAAGCCACTTGGGGTACAACGGCGTTTAACAGAAATTTTAAAGGATCGCATTGAAGAAACGCAAGCTACGGTACAGTCTGATGCCAAAATATTAATTGTAGGTCGTGGCAGTCGTAACCCCCAAACACAACGCGATTTAACTGAGATACAGCAACAACTTTGTGACATGTTAGACATGAGCAATATTGAAGTTTGCTATTTAGCAGCATGTAGTCCTGCCTTTGAAGGTAAGCTACAAGATGCTGTTAATGAACAACCCTCTCAAATCTTTATCGTGCCATATTTATGGTTTACCGGCATATTAGACCAACATATTATATCAGAGGCCGGACGATATAAAGATGAACCTAGCGACATTATCTTGTGTGAGAGATTAGGTCATCATTTAAACTTACAGCTTGCCTTAAGAGATCGAGTGATAGAAACATTTGATGACATAGACCAAACAGTGAAATTGAATTCATGA
- the cobA gene encoding uroporphyrinogen-III C-methyltransferase, giving the protein MGKVFLVGAGPGDPDLITVKGMKAIEQADVILYDRLVNKALFEYASPTAKYMYCGKDPNRHSLPQEDTNKVLVNLAKKGYTVTRLKGGDPFVFGRGGEEAEILSQNHIPFEVVPGITSGIAAPAYAGIPVTHRDYSSSVAFVTGVINKDVNEADYWTHLALGPETLCIYMGVKNLPVIRDRLIRYGRASDTPVALVHLGTSNKQKTVVGTLDNIVEVAKDVANPSMIVVGEVVKLRERISWFEEMPTEEVIAKLT; this is encoded by the coding sequence ATGGGCAAAGTATTTTTAGTAGGCGCAGGCCCTGGAGATCCTGATTTAATTACCGTTAAAGGTATGAAAGCCATCGAACAAGCAGATGTTATTTTATATGATCGCTTAGTCAACAAAGCATTATTTGAATATGCCTCACCTACTGCGAAATATATGTATTGTGGGAAAGACCCCAATCGTCATTCGTTACCGCAGGAAGATACAAATAAAGTGTTAGTTAATTTGGCGAAGAAAGGTTATACCGTTACGCGCCTCAAAGGTGGAGACCCTTTCGTCTTTGGCCGAGGCGGAGAAGAAGCTGAAATATTATCTCAAAATCATATCCCGTTTGAAGTGGTGCCTGGCATTACATCCGGCATTGCCGCACCTGCTTATGCTGGTATTCCAGTGACACATCGTGATTATAGTTCTTCTGTTGCATTTGTGACAGGGGTGATTAATAAAGATGTGAATGAAGCGGACTATTGGACGCATCTTGCTTTAGGTCCTGAAACACTATGTATTTACATGGGTGTTAAAAATTTACCAGTGATTCGCGATCGATTGATCCGATATGGACGTGCTAGTGATACACCAGTCGCACTCGTCCACCTCGGTACTTCAAACAAACAAAAAACAGTCGTCGGTACTTTAGATAATATCGTCGAAGTTGCGAAAGATGTAGCAAACCCATCGATGATTGTCGTCGGAGAAGTAGTGAAACTTAGAGAGCGTATCAGTTGGTTTGAAGAAATGCCAACTGAAGAAGTTATAGCTAAACTAACTTAA